From a region of the Mycobacterium sp. SMC-8 genome:
- a CDS encoding PP2C family serine/threonine-protein phosphatase, which translates to MTLVLRYAARSDRGLVRANNEDSVYAGARLLALADGMGGHAAGEVASQLVIAALAHLDDDEPGGDLLSKLDAAVREGNSAIAAHVEADPELEGMGTTLTAILFAGNRLGLVHIGDSRGYLLRDGELTQITKDDTFVQTLVDEGRITAEEAHSHPQRSLIMRALTGHEVEPTLIMREARAGDRYLLCSDGLSDPVSHDTIAEALQIEDVAESADRLIELALRGGGPDNVTVVVADVVDYDYGQTQPILAGAVSGDDDQSAPPNTAAGRASAFNPKRNEAKRVVPQPEEPPPRPRSRRRMFIAAAVLILVVLAGLAVAREIVRNNYYVSENAGTVSIMRGVQGSFLGYSLQEPYLLGCLNARNELSLISADQSRDNLDCRLLGVDDMRPSERAQVIAGLPSGSLDEAIRQIEELSRSSVLPVCAPPAPTTRPPAPSPRPAPTSGPSPTSGAPQTTSPAPRTSPAPETPRTVTGSAPAPPSPSPAPPSPSPSAPLPTVTALPPPPPEPGTNCREIS; encoded by the coding sequence GTGGCCTCCCAACTGGTGATCGCCGCGCTCGCTCACCTTGACGACGACGAACCCGGCGGCGATCTGCTCAGCAAGCTCGATGCCGCGGTGCGCGAAGGCAACTCGGCGATCGCCGCGCACGTCGAGGCCGATCCCGAACTCGAGGGCATGGGCACCACGCTCACCGCAATCCTGTTCGCGGGCAACCGGCTTGGTCTTGTGCACATCGGCGACTCGCGGGGATACCTGCTGCGCGACGGTGAGCTGACCCAGATCACCAAGGACGACACCTTCGTCCAGACCCTGGTGGACGAGGGCCGGATCACCGCCGAGGAGGCGCACAGCCACCCGCAGCGGTCCCTGATCATGCGGGCGCTGACGGGCCACGAGGTCGAGCCGACGCTGATCATGCGCGAGGCGCGCGCCGGCGACCGGTACCTGCTGTGCTCGGACGGCCTGTCGGATCCGGTCAGCCACGACACCATCGCCGAGGCTCTGCAGATCGAGGACGTCGCCGAAAGTGCGGATCGCCTCATCGAATTGGCGCTGCGCGGCGGCGGACCCGACAACGTGACCGTGGTGGTCGCCGACGTCGTCGACTATGACTACGGCCAGACCCAGCCCATCCTGGCGGGCGCGGTGTCCGGCGACGACGACCAGAGCGCGCCTCCGAACACCGCCGCGGGCCGCGCGTCGGCGTTCAATCCAAAACGCAATGAAGCCAAACGCGTTGTGCCGCAGCCGGAAGAACCGCCGCCGCGTCCCCGCTCCAGGCGCCGCATGTTCATCGCCGCGGCGGTGCTGATTCTCGTGGTCCTGGCCGGCCTCGCCGTCGCACGCGAGATCGTGCGCAACAACTACTACGTCAGCGAGAACGCGGGCACCGTCTCCATCATGCGGGGTGTTCAGGGCTCCTTTCTCGGCTACTCCCTCCAGGAGCCCTACCTCCTGGGATGCCTGAACGCCCGCAACGAACTCTCCCTCATCAGCGCCGACCAATCCCGCGACAACCTGGACTGCCGACTGCTCGGCGTCGACGACATGCGGCCCTCCGAACGCGCGCAGGTGATCGCCGGACTGCCGTCGGGATCGCTCGACGAAGCCATCCGCCAGATCGAGGAGCTGTCCCGCAGTTCCGTGTTGCCGGTGTGCGCTCCCCCGGCGCCGACCACCCGGCCGCCGGCCCCGTCGCCGCGACCCGCCCCGACCTCGGGACCGTCGCCGACCTCCGGCGCGCCGCAGACCACCAGCCCCGCACCCCGCACCAGCCCAGCACCCGAAACACCGCGCACGGTCACCGGTTCCGCTCCCGCGCCGCCGTCGCCGTCTCCCGCGCCGCCGTCGCCGTCACCCTCGGCCCCGTTGCCGACGGTGACCGCACTGCCGCCGCCACCGCCTGAACCGGGAACGAACTGCCGGGAAATCTCATGA
- a CDS encoding FtsW/RodA/SpoVE family cell cycle protein encodes MTTQPQPAVAVTPALPNRRNAELFLLAFAALITTIALLLVEANQEQGLRWDLAQYTVAYLALFTGAHLAVRRFAPYADPLLLPVVALLNGLGLVMIHRLDLAEGETTAQGLGGTANQQMLWTLAGVLGFSAVVIFLRDHRMLSRYGYVCGLTGLVLLAIPAVLPRSMSEQNGAKIWIQFEGFSIQPAEFSKILLLIFFASVLVSKRDLFTSAGKHVLGMDLPRPRDLAPLLAAWIASIGVMIFEKDLGTSLLLYASFLVMVYIATERFSWVVLGLALFAAGSVVAYYAFDHVRVRVQTWRDPFADPDGAGYQMVQSLFSFATGGIFGTGLGNGQPGTVPAASTDFIIAAIGEELGLVGLSAVLMLYTIVIVRGLRTAIAVRDSFGKLLAAGLAATLAIQLFIVVGGVTKLIPLTGLTTPWMSYGGSSLVANYLLLAILVCISHTARRPIGARPLPPGNIAAASTEVIQKV; translated from the coding sequence ATGACGACCCAGCCGCAGCCCGCCGTCGCGGTGACGCCTGCGCTGCCGAACCGCCGCAACGCCGAGCTGTTCCTGCTCGCGTTCGCCGCGCTGATCACCACGATCGCGCTGCTGCTCGTCGAGGCGAACCAGGAGCAGGGGCTGCGCTGGGACCTGGCCCAGTACACGGTGGCCTATCTGGCGCTGTTCACCGGCGCTCACCTGGCCGTGCGCCGCTTCGCCCCGTACGCCGACCCGCTGCTGCTTCCGGTGGTCGCACTGCTGAACGGCTTGGGGCTGGTCATGATTCACCGGCTCGACCTCGCCGAGGGCGAAACCACCGCCCAGGGGCTGGGCGGCACCGCCAACCAGCAGATGCTGTGGACGCTGGCCGGGGTGCTCGGCTTCTCCGCTGTCGTGATCTTCCTGCGCGATCACCGCATGCTGTCCCGGTACGGCTACGTGTGCGGGCTGACCGGCCTTGTGCTGCTGGCCATTCCGGCGGTGCTCCCCCGCTCGATGTCCGAACAGAATGGCGCCAAGATCTGGATTCAGTTCGAGGGCTTCTCGATTCAGCCCGCCGAGTTCTCCAAGATCCTGCTGCTGATCTTCTTCGCCTCAGTGCTGGTGTCCAAGCGCGACCTGTTCACCAGTGCCGGAAAGCATGTCCTGGGCATGGATCTGCCTCGGCCCCGCGACCTGGCCCCGCTGCTGGCGGCGTGGATCGCCTCGATCGGCGTGATGATCTTCGAGAAGGACCTCGGGACCTCGCTGCTGCTGTACGCGTCGTTCCTGGTGATGGTCTACATCGCGACCGAGCGGTTCAGCTGGGTGGTGCTCGGGTTGGCGCTGTTCGCCGCCGGAAGTGTGGTCGCCTACTACGCTTTCGACCACGTCCGGGTACGGGTGCAGACCTGGCGCGACCCGTTCGCCGACCCCGACGGCGCCGGCTACCAGATGGTGCAGTCGCTGTTCAGCTTCGCCACCGGCGGCATCTTCGGCACCGGGCTGGGTAACGGCCAGCCGGGGACGGTACCGGCCGCGTCCACCGACTTCATCATCGCCGCGATCGGCGAAGAGCTTGGGCTGGTCGGCCTTTCAGCTGTGCTGATGCTCTACACCATCGTGATCGTCCGCGGGCTGCGCACCGCCATCGCGGTGCGTGACAGCTTCGGCAAGCTGCTCGCCGCCGGCCTGGCCGCCACCCTCGCGATCCAGCTGTTCATCGTCGTCGGCGGCGTCACCAAGCTGATCCCGCTGACCGGCCTGACCACACCGTGGATGTCCTACGGCGGCTCGTCGCTGGTGGCCAACTATCTGCTGCTGGCCATCCTGGTCTGCATCTCGCACACCGCCCGGCGCCCGATCGGCGCCAGGCCGCTGCCGCCGGGCAACATCGCGGCAGCCAGCACCGAGGTGATCCAGAAAGTATGA